From the Pseudomonas sp. SORT22 genome, one window contains:
- a CDS encoding class I adenylate cyclase encodes MNHPHEIRPDLDQGIDRKVLSQLRQRFLKLNQGRLGRAMDGLSSRQQQVLTLLPLFFHVNHPLLPGYVSGTTPAGVANFEPDAQLLAEAQRLTRSFSYKARRGNPPQPIHGLFLMGSLGTLAQAEQSDMDVWVCHAADLSESELAELRKKCLLLEIWAASQGAEAHLFLIEPQGFVQGERDGQLSSDDCGTTQHYLLLDEFYRTAIWLAGRTPLWWLVPVYEEPRYRQYIQTLLSKRFVRAEDHLDLGHLAHIPPGEFVGAGLWQLFKGIESPYKSVLKLLLTEVYASEHPQVQCLSLQFKQAVFSNRLDLDELDPYMMVYRRIEQYLQGRGERERLELVRRSLYLKVNKKLSGLARQRSASWQRDLLQRLSQEWSWDQRQLALLDNRSQWKVRQVAVERRELVAELNYSYRFLCQFARSQNATSRIDQRDLSVLGRRLYAAFERRAGKVEFINPGIAPDLAEDTLTLVQSPNRKEPGQTHWGLYNGNLGVHEWEHFAPIKRCRELLELLTWAHRNGVIDSSTRLALHPGSSDLSEYELFNLLGSLQQSVALPLTVVSEQRLLQPSVVDEILLLVNVGIDPLQHHRDLNILMTTERTDSLSYAGVRENLVLTLDQVTLNSWNEVQVHRYDGEHALLRCLRDYLNSLGAGHTPRLRVRCFCHNRAQAIALRVEEVFASTQALLAQNLNQRYLLQVEQHTHVLELQRGAVNLVTLDDPDAVLRYLGEERSDYSPLHLDANALQELDLAQLLPLGQPQCIQLFYRLQDTWADVYVLDEHNALWQQRLPFHDENSLLLPLQRFLQSIVFRRDARLPLDSLQAQGSLDILYYQLLPSGTGKVRQVEARQVEVKAIDRPYYEVQAILQAGASDDVQVTLYCNQREFSQLEHGDQLYAVVAREIIEQRREAERYRCYITDLDLSGLLADGLGSSILYLRYKGELERALNEALAQA; translated from the coding sequence ATGAACCACCCCCACGAAATTCGCCCCGACCTCGACCAGGGCATTGACCGCAAGGTGCTCAGCCAGCTGCGCCAACGCTTCCTGAAGCTCAACCAGGGGCGCCTGGGGCGGGCCATGGACGGGCTGTCGAGCCGCCAGCAGCAGGTCTTGACCCTGCTGCCGCTGTTTTTTCACGTCAATCACCCACTGTTGCCCGGTTATGTCTCAGGCACGACGCCTGCGGGGGTCGCCAACTTCGAGCCTGATGCGCAACTGCTGGCCGAAGCCCAGCGCCTGACCCGCTCATTTTCGTACAAGGCCCGGCGCGGCAACCCGCCCCAGCCGATTCACGGGCTGTTCCTGATGGGCAGCCTGGGCACCCTGGCCCAGGCCGAGCAGAGCGACATGGACGTCTGGGTCTGTCACGCCGCCGACCTGAGCGAAAGCGAACTGGCGGAGTTGCGCAAGAAATGCCTGCTGCTGGAAATCTGGGCCGCCAGCCAGGGCGCCGAAGCCCACCTGTTCTTGATCGAGCCGCAAGGCTTCGTTCAGGGCGAACGCGACGGCCAGCTCAGCTCCGATGACTGCGGCACCACCCAGCATTACCTGCTGCTCGACGAGTTCTACCGCACCGCCATCTGGCTGGCCGGGCGCACACCCTTGTGGTGGCTGGTGCCGGTCTATGAAGAACCACGCTACCGGCAATACATCCAGACCCTGCTGTCCAAGCGTTTCGTGCGTGCTGAAGACCACCTCGACCTCGGCCACCTGGCGCACATCCCTCCGGGCGAATTCGTCGGCGCCGGGCTCTGGCAACTGTTCAAGGGCATTGAATCGCCCTACAAGTCGGTGCTCAAGCTGCTGCTTACCGAGGTCTACGCCAGTGAACACCCGCAGGTGCAGTGCCTGAGCCTGCAGTTCAAGCAGGCGGTGTTCAGCAATCGCCTCGACCTCGACGAGCTCGACCCCTACATGATGGTCTACCGGCGTATCGAGCAGTACCTGCAAGGCCGCGGCGAACGCGAGCGGCTGGAGCTGGTGCGGCGCAGCCTGTACCTGAAGGTCAACAAGAAGCTCAGCGGCCTGGCCCGCCAGCGCAGTGCCAGCTGGCAGCGGGACCTGCTGCAGCGCCTGAGCCAGGAATGGAGCTGGGATCAACGCCAGCTGGCGCTGCTCGACAACCGCAGCCAATGGAAAGTCCGCCAGGTGGCGGTCGAGCGCCGGGAGCTGGTAGCCGAGCTGAACTACAGCTACCGCTTCCTCTGCCAGTTTGCCCGCAGCCAGAACGCCACCAGCCGCATCGACCAGCGCGATCTCAGCGTGCTCGGCCGGCGCCTGTACGCCGCCTTTGAACGGCGCGCCGGCAAGGTTGAGTTCATCAACCCGGGCATCGCCCCGGACCTCGCCGAAGACACCCTGACCCTGGTGCAGTCACCCAACCGCAAAGAGCCCGGGCAGACCCACTGGGGCCTGTACAACGGCAACCTCGGCGTGCACGAGTGGGAGCACTTCGCGCCGATCAAACGCTGCCGCGAACTGCTCGAACTGCTGACCTGGGCGCACCGCAACGGTGTGATCGACAGCAGCACGCGCCTGGCCCTGCACCCGGGCAGCAGCGACCTGAGCGAGTATGAGCTGTTCAACCTGCTCGGCAGCCTGCAACAGAGCGTCGCCCTGCCCCTGACGGTGGTCAGCGAACAGCGCCTGCTGCAACCGAGCGTGGTGGACGAGATCCTGCTGCTGGTCAATGTCGGCATCGACCCGCTACAGCACCACCGCGACCTGAACATCCTGATGACCACCGAGCGCACTGACTCGCTGAGCTACGCCGGGGTGCGCGAAAACCTGGTGCTGACCCTCGACCAGGTCACCCTCAACAGCTGGAACGAAGTGCAGGTGCACCGCTACGACGGCGAACATGCCCTGCTGCGTTGCCTGCGTGATTACCTCAACAGCCTGGGCGCCGGCCACACGCCCAGGCTGCGGGTCCGCTGCTTCTGCCACAACCGCGCCCAGGCCATCGCCCTGCGGGTCGAGGAAGTGTTCGCCAGCACTCAGGCGCTGCTGGCGCAGAACCTCAACCAGCGCTACTTGTTGCAAGTCGAGCAGCACACCCATGTACTGGAACTGCAACGCGGCGCGGTAAACCTGGTGACCCTCGACGATCCGGACGCGGTGCTGCGCTACCTCGGTGAAGAACGCAGTGACTACAGCCCCCTGCACCTGGACGCCAATGCCCTGCAGGAGCTCGACCTGGCGCAACTGCTGCCGCTGGGCCAGCCGCAGTGCATCCAGCTGTTCTATCGGCTGCAGGACACCTGGGCGGATGTCTACGTACTCGATGAGCACAATGCCCTGTGGCAGCAGCGCTTGCCGTTTCACGATGAAAACAGCCTGTTGTTGCCGCTGCAGCGCTTCTTGCAATCGATCGTGTTTCGCCGCGATGCGCGCCTGCCACTGGACAGCCTGCAGGCCCAGGGTTCACTGGATATTCTTTATTACCAATTGTTGCCATCAGGCACTGGCAAGGTTCGCCAGGTAGAAGCGCGCCAGGTCGAGGTCAAGGCCATCGACCGGCCCTACTACGAAGTGCAGGCGATTCTGCAGGCCGGCGCCAGCGATGACGTACAAGTCACGCTGTACTGCAATCAGCGGGAGTTTTCCCAGCTCGAGCATGGCGACCAGCTGTATGCGGTGGTCGCCCGCGAGATCATCGAGCAGCGCCGCGAGGCTGAGCGCTACCGCTGCTACATCACCGACCTGGACTTGTCGGGCCTGCTGGCCGATGGCCTGGGCTCGAGCATTCTCTACCTGCGCTACAAGGGCGAACTGGAGCGGGCGCTCAACGAGGCCCTGGCGCAGGCTTGA
- a CDS encoding TIGR02647 family protein produces the protein MSFTPELIAELEVLALFNLDSSQEGIKVHNTASKEVIAAARRLYEKKLTDQPDGGYLTSLGHDAAENVQVLLNILNVVEPA, from the coding sequence ATGTCGTTTACCCCCGAACTGATTGCCGAGCTGGAAGTCCTTGCCTTGTTCAACCTGGATAGCAGCCAGGAAGGCATCAAGGTGCATAACACTGCCTCCAAGGAGGTGATCGCCGCTGCGCGTCGCCTGTACGAGAAAAAGCTCACCGACCAGCCCGATGGCGGTTATCTGACCAGCCTTGGTCACGATGCTGCCGAGAACGTGCAGGTGTTGCTGAACATTCTGAACGTCGTCGAACCTGCCTGA
- a CDS encoding glutathione S-transferase → MLKLHGFAVSNYYNMVKLALLEKGVPFEEVLFFGGQSPEALKISPRGKVPALQSEDGFLSETSLILDYIEQTQPGKALLPEGVFAQAKVHELAKEIELYIELPARACYPEAFFGAQVDEAIKAKAKTELLAGIATLKRNGKFSPYVAGDSLTIADLLFCFSVDLAYAVGKKVFAIDVLEDFPQAKALLEQFKNNPNVQKIVADKEAQMPAFLEMVRSGKR, encoded by the coding sequence ATGCTCAAGCTTCATGGATTCGCGGTCAGCAACTACTACAACATGGTCAAACTGGCGCTGCTGGAAAAGGGCGTACCGTTTGAGGAAGTGCTGTTTTTCGGCGGCCAGAGCCCCGAAGCGCTGAAAATCAGCCCGCGCGGCAAAGTACCGGCGCTGCAGAGCGAAGACGGTTTTCTCAGTGAAACCAGCCTGATCCTCGACTACATCGAGCAGACCCAGCCAGGCAAGGCATTGCTACCGGAGGGGGTATTTGCCCAGGCCAAGGTTCACGAGCTGGCCAAGGAAATCGAGCTGTATATCGAGCTGCCCGCACGTGCCTGCTACCCCGAAGCGTTTTTCGGCGCCCAGGTCGATGAAGCCATCAAGGCCAAGGCCAAGACCGAACTGCTGGCCGGTATCGCTACCCTCAAGCGCAACGGCAAGTTCAGCCCTTATGTGGCCGGCGACAGCCTGACCATCGCCGACTTGCTGTTCTGCTTCAGCGTCGACCTGGCCTATGCCGTGGGCAAGAAGGTTTTTGCCATCGATGTGCTGGAAGACTTCCCACAGGCCAAGGCGCTGCTGGAGCAGTTCAAGAACAACCCGAACGTACAGAAGATCGTCGCCGACAAGGAAGCGCAGATGCCGGCTTTCCTCGAGATGGTGCGCTCGGGCAAGCGCTGA
- a CDS encoding glutathione S-transferase, with translation MFRLHGFSASNYYNMVKLALLEKRLPFEEVPLHGCQNPQVLAISPRGKVPVLEVAQGFISETDAILDYLEEACPEVALLPADPFQRAQVRALAKEIELYIELPARYCYVEVFFAGRATPEALKAKARRDLDKGFAALAQRGRFAPYVAGECLTLADLYFLYSVDLACQVGQRLFGIDYLQPLPGARALFERLGENPNVHKVAADRKAETPAFLQRLRAATQAELAG, from the coding sequence ATGTTCCGACTGCACGGATTCTCTGCAAGCAACTACTACAACATGGTCAAGCTCGCCCTGCTGGAAAAACGCCTGCCGTTCGAGGAGGTGCCCCTGCATGGTTGCCAGAACCCGCAAGTGCTGGCGATCAGCCCGCGCGGCAAGGTGCCGGTGCTGGAGGTGGCGCAGGGCTTTATCAGCGAAACCGACGCCATCCTCGATTACCTCGAAGAGGCCTGCCCTGAGGTGGCGCTGTTGCCGGCCGATCCTTTCCAGCGCGCCCAGGTGCGCGCGCTGGCCAAGGAAATCGAGCTGTACATCGAGCTGCCCGCCCGCTACTGCTATGTCGAAGTGTTCTTTGCCGGCAGGGCGACCCCGGAGGCCTTGAAGGCCAAGGCCCGGCGTGATCTGGACAAGGGCTTTGCCGCCCTGGCCCAGCGCGGTCGATTCGCCCCGTATGTGGCAGGCGAGTGCCTTACCCTGGCGGACCTGTACTTTCTCTATAGCGTCGACCTGGCCTGCCAGGTTGGCCAGCGTCTGTTCGGCATTGATTACCTGCAGCCATTGCCGGGCGCCCGGGCACTGTTCGAGCGACTGGGGGAAAATCCGAATGTGCACAAGGTCGCAGCTGACAGGAAAGCCGAAACGCCGGCTTTCCTTCAGCGCTTGCGTGCGGCTACCCAGGCAGAACTGGCTGGGTAG
- the argH gene encoding argininosuccinate lyase, protein MSTDKTNQSWGGRFSEPVDAFVARFTASVNFDQRLYRHDIMGSIAHATMLAKVGVLTDAERDTIIDGLKTIQGEIEAGNFDWRVDLEDVHMNIEARLTDRIGITGKKLHTGRSRNDQVATDIRLWLRDEIDLILAEITRLQQGLLEQAEREAETIMPGFTHLQTAQPVTFGHHLLAWFEMLSRDYERLVDCRKRTNRMPLGSAALAGTTYPIDRELTCQLLGFEAVGGNSLDGVSDRDFAIEFCAAASVAMMHLSRFSEELVLWTSAQFQFIDLPDRFCTGSSIMPQKKNPDVPELVRGKTGRVFGALTGLLTLMKGQPLAYNKDNQEDKEPLFDAADTLRDSLRAFADMIPAIKPRHAIMREAALRGFSTATDLADYLVRRGLPFRDCHEIVGHAVKYGVDTGKDLAEMSLEELRQFSDQIEQDVFAVLTLEGSVNARDHIGGTAPAQVRAAVARGKALLAAR, encoded by the coding sequence ATGAGCACCGACAAGACCAATCAGTCCTGGGGCGGCCGCTTCAGTGAGCCCGTCGACGCCTTCGTCGCCCGTTTCACCGCCTCCGTCAATTTCGACCAGCGCCTGTACCGCCACGACATCATGGGTTCGATCGCCCACGCCACCATGCTGGCGAAGGTCGGCGTCCTCACCGACGCCGAGCGCGACACCATCATCGATGGCCTGAAAACCATCCAGGGTGAAATCGAGGCCGGCAACTTCGACTGGCGCGTCGACCTTGAAGACGTGCACATGAACATCGAAGCGCGCCTGACCGACCGCATCGGCATCACCGGCAAGAAGCTGCACACCGGCCGTAGCCGCAACGACCAGGTCGCCACCGACATCCGCCTGTGGCTGCGTGACGAAATCGACCTGATCCTGGCCGAGATCACCCGCCTGCAGCAGGGCCTGCTGGAGCAGGCCGAGCGCGAAGCCGAGACCATCATGCCCGGCTTTACCCACCTGCAAACCGCGCAGCCGGTGACTTTCGGCCACCACCTGCTGGCCTGGTTCGAAATGCTCAGCCGCGACTATGAGCGCCTGGTTGATTGTCGCAAGCGCACCAACCGCATGCCCCTGGGCAGCGCCGCGCTGGCCGGCACCACCTACCCGATCGATCGCGAACTGACCTGCCAGCTGCTGGGCTTCGAAGCTGTGGGCGGCAACTCGCTGGACGGCGTTTCCGATCGCGACTTCGCCATCGAGTTCTGCGCCGCCGCCAGCGTGGCGATGATGCACCTGTCGCGTTTCTCCGAAGAGCTGGTGCTGTGGACCAGCGCGCAGTTCCAGTTCATCGACCTGCCTGATCGCTTCTGCACCGGCAGCTCGATCATGCCGCAAAAGAAGAACCCGGACGTCCCGGAGCTGGTGCGCGGCAAGACCGGCCGTGTGTTCGGCGCCCTCACCGGCCTGCTGACCCTGATGAAAGGCCAACCGCTGGCCTACAACAAGGACAACCAGGAAGACAAAGAGCCGCTGTTCGACGCCGCCGACACCCTGCGCGACTCGCTGCGCGCCTTTGCCGACATGATCCCGGCGATCAAGCCTCGCCACGCCATCATGCGCGAAGCGGCCCTGCGCGGCTTCAGCACCGCCACCGACCTGGCCGACTACCTGGTGCGCCGCGGCCTGCCGTTCCGTGATTGCCACGAAATCGTTGGCCACGCGGTGAAGTACGGCGTCGATACCGGCAAGGACCTGGCCGAGATGAGCCTGGAGGAACTGCGCCAGTTCAGCGACCAGATCGAGCAGGACGTGTTCGCCGTACTGACCCTCGAAGGCTCGGTCAACGCCCGTGACCACATCGGCGGGACTGCGCCTGCGCAAGTACGCGCCGCCGTAGCCCGCGGCAAGGCGCTGCTCGCCGCGCGCTAA
- a CDS encoding LytTR family DNA-binding domain-containing protein, which yields MNVLIVDDEPQARERLSRLLGELEGYTVLEPSATNGEEALALIDSLKPEVVLLDIRMPGLDGLQVAARLCEREAPPAVVFCTGDDEFTVESFKDSTLGFVLKPVQPDSLRDALKKAERPNRVQLAALTRPAAESGSGPRSHISARTRKGIELIPLDQVIYFIADHKYVTLRHEAGEVLLDEPLKALEDEFGERFVRIHRNALVARNRIERLQRTPLGHFQLFLKGLNGDALIVSRRHVAGVRKMMQQL from the coding sequence ATGAATGTCCTGATCGTTGATGACGAACCCCAAGCCCGGGAACGCCTGAGCCGACTGCTCGGCGAACTGGAGGGCTATACCGTGCTGGAGCCCAGCGCCACCAATGGCGAAGAGGCCCTGGCCCTGATCGACAGCCTCAAGCCTGAGGTGGTCCTGCTCGACATTCGCATGCCGGGCCTGGATGGCCTGCAGGTCGCTGCCCGGCTGTGCGAACGCGAAGCACCGCCTGCGGTGGTGTTTTGCACCGGTGACGATGAGTTCACCGTCGAGTCGTTCAAGGACAGCACCCTGGGCTTCGTGCTCAAGCCGGTGCAGCCCGACAGCCTGCGCGACGCCTTGAAAAAGGCCGAACGGCCCAACCGCGTGCAACTGGCGGCCCTGACCCGCCCGGCCGCCGAGAGCGGCAGCGGCCCGCGCAGCCATATCAGCGCGCGCACCCGCAAGGGTATCGAGCTGATTCCGCTCGACCAGGTGATCTACTTCATTGCCGATCACAAATACGTGACCTTGCGCCACGAGGCCGGCGAAGTGCTGCTGGACGAGCCGCTCAAGGCTCTGGAAGACGAGTTTGGTGAACGCTTTGTGCGCATTCACCGCAATGCGCTGGTCGCCCGCAACCGCATCGAACGTCTGCAACGCACGCCGCTTGGGCATTTTCAGCTATTCCTCAAGGGCCTCAACGGTGATGCCCTGATCGTCAGCCGCCGGCATGTGGCTGGTGTACGCAAAATGATGCAACAGCTTTAA
- the hemC gene encoding hydroxymethylbilane synthase, with amino-acid sequence MSTREIRIATRKSALALWQAEYVKARLEQAHAGLVVTLVPMVSRGDKLLDSPLSKIGGKGLFVKELETALLENQADIAVHSMKDVPMDFPEGLGLFCICEREDPRDAFVSNTFDSLEALPAGSIVGTSSLRRQAQLLTRRPDLEIRFLRGNVNTRLAKLDAGEYDAIILAAAGLIRLGFEDRITSSISVDDSLPAGGQGAVGIECRSADSEIHALLAPLHHADTADRVTAERALNKHLNGGCQVPIACYAVLEGEQLWLRGLVGEPAGGKLLTAQARAPREEAEALGIKVAEDLLAQGAEDILKAVYGEAGHP; translated from the coding sequence ATGTCCACTCGCGAAATCCGCATTGCCACCCGCAAAAGTGCCTTGGCCCTGTGGCAGGCCGAATATGTCAAAGCCCGTCTGGAACAGGCCCACGCCGGCCTGGTCGTGACCCTGGTGCCGATGGTCAGCCGTGGCGACAAACTGCTCGACTCGCCGCTGTCGAAAATCGGCGGCAAGGGCCTGTTCGTCAAAGAGCTGGAAACCGCGCTGCTGGAAAACCAGGCCGACATCGCCGTGCACTCGATGAAAGACGTGCCGATGGACTTCCCCGAAGGCCTGGGCCTGTTCTGCATCTGCGAGCGCGAAGACCCGCGCGATGCCTTTGTTTCCAACACCTTCGACAGCCTTGAGGCGTTGCCGGCCGGCAGTATCGTCGGTACCTCAAGCCTGCGCCGCCAGGCGCAGTTGCTGACCCGCCGCCCGGACCTCGAGATCCGCTTCTTGCGCGGCAACGTCAACACCCGTCTGGCCAAGCTCGATGCCGGCGAGTACGACGCCATCATCCTCGCCGCCGCCGGCCTGATCCGCCTGGGCTTCGAAGACCGTATCACCTCCAGCATCAGCGTCGACGACAGCCTGCCCGCAGGCGGCCAGGGCGCAGTGGGCATCGAGTGCCGCAGTGCCGACAGCGAAATCCATGCGCTGCTGGCGCCGCTGCATCACGCCGACACCGCCGACCGGGTGACTGCCGAGCGCGCCCTTAACAAACACCTCAATGGTGGCTGCCAGGTGCCGATTGCCTGCTACGCGGTGCTCGAAGGCGAGCAGCTGTGGCTGCGCGGCCTGGTTGGCGAACCGGCTGGCGGCAAGCTGCTCACGGCTCAGGCCCGTGCGCCGCGCGAGGAGGCCGAAGCGCTCGGTATCAAGGTCGCTGAAGACCTGCTGGCTCAAGGTGCCGAAGACATCCTCAAGGCGGTCTACGGCGAGGCCGGGCACCCGTGA
- a CDS encoding uroporphyrinogen-III synthase: MSAWRLLLTRPAEECSALARTLAEQGVFSSSLPLLETEPLALTPAQLGQVQALDQYSAIIVVSKPAARLALEQLNAHWPQLPAQAWFTVGAATAQILDDHGLNVSYPAQGDDSEALLQLPALTAAIKRPQSRVLIIRGEGGRELLAERLAALGARVDYLELYRRYLPHYPEATLVRCIAGERLNGLVVSSGQGFQHLRQLAGEHWPQLAQLPLFVPSPRVAELARASGAQNVVDCRGASAAALLATLQETPAPAP, translated from the coding sequence GTGAGCGCCTGGCGCCTGCTGCTGACCCGGCCGGCCGAAGAGTGCAGCGCGCTGGCCCGCACGCTTGCTGAGCAGGGCGTGTTCAGCAGTAGCCTGCCGTTGCTGGAAACCGAGCCGCTGGCGCTGACGCCGGCGCAGCTTGGCCAGGTGCAGGCGCTCGACCAGTACAGCGCGATCATCGTCGTCAGCAAGCCGGCGGCGCGCCTGGCGCTTGAGCAACTGAACGCGCACTGGCCGCAGCTGCCCGCGCAAGCCTGGTTCACCGTTGGCGCTGCCACCGCACAGATCCTCGACGACCACGGTCTGAATGTCAGCTACCCGGCACAAGGTGATGACAGCGAAGCGCTGCTTCAACTGCCGGCGTTGACCGCGGCGATCAAGCGCCCGCAATCCCGGGTGCTGATCATCCGTGGCGAAGGCGGGCGCGAGCTGCTCGCCGAGCGTCTGGCGGCACTTGGCGCGCGGGTCGATTACCTTGAGTTGTATCGCCGCTACCTGCCGCATTACCCTGAGGCCACCCTGGTCCGGTGTATCGCCGGGGAACGCCTGAACGGCCTGGTGGTCAGCAGTGGGCAGGGTTTTCAACACTTGCGCCAACTGGCCGGTGAACACTGGCCGCAGTTGGCGCAATTGCCGTTGTTCGTGCCCAGCCCACGGGTGGCGGAACTTGCCCGCGCCAGTGGCGCACAGAATGTAGTGGATTGCCGTGGTGCCAGCGCCGCGGCTTTGCTGGCAACATTGCAGGAAACTCCTGCACCAGCCCCCTAA
- a CDS encoding uroporphyrinogen-III C-methyltransferase: MSETVLPNDELKAPEAPAQTPVEPAKRSGNGLAVLALLLGAAGVAVGGWGVWQVRQLQGSEQGQVQSLQALSQQTLALQQREQQMSAQLAGLPPASELEDRRRLVAQLQGDQQRLSQRLETILGASRKDWRLAEAEHLLRLASLRLSALQDIASARELVKGADEILREQSDPGSFAAREQLAKSLATLNSVQQPDRTGLFLKLAAQREQVLQLSAQSPEFTSNADALGALTADGDGASRWSQWWAELSKYFQIDFDADDNIRPLLSGQSLNQLRLALSLTIEQAQWAALNGEAKVYTQALDDARSVLLANFNPDNPQSQAMLAALNELAEQPVTVLVPDLADSISAVQAYLERRHQPVEGAKP, translated from the coding sequence GTGAGCGAAACTGTCTTGCCCAACGATGAACTGAAGGCCCCAGAGGCTCCTGCGCAAACCCCCGTGGAACCTGCCAAACGCTCCGGCAACGGCCTGGCAGTCCTGGCCTTGCTGCTGGGCGCGGCAGGTGTCGCCGTTGGCGGATGGGGCGTATGGCAGGTTCGCCAGCTCCAGGGTAGCGAGCAGGGCCAGGTGCAGAGCCTGCAGGCCCTGAGCCAGCAAACCCTGGCCCTGCAACAACGTGAACAGCAGATGTCTGCGCAGCTGGCCGGCTTGCCGCCCGCATCCGAGCTTGAAGATCGCCGGCGCCTGGTGGCGCAGTTGCAAGGCGATCAGCAACGCTTGAGCCAGCGTCTGGAAACCATCCTCGGCGCCAGCCGCAAGGACTGGCGCCTGGCCGAGGCCGAGCACCTGCTGCGCCTGGCCAGCCTGCGCCTGTCTGCCTTGCAGGACATCGCCAGTGCGCGCGAGCTGGTCAAGGGCGCCGATGAAATCCTTCGTGAACAGAGCGACCCCGGTTCGTTTGCCGCCCGTGAGCAACTGGCCAAGAGCCTGGCGACCCTCAACAGCGTCCAGCAGCCCGACCGCACCGGCCTCTTCCTCAAGCTGGCGGCCCAGCGCGAGCAGGTGTTGCAGCTCAGTGCGCAATCGCCGGAATTCACCAGCAATGCCGATGCGCTGGGTGCCTTGACCGCCGACGGCGATGGCGCCAGCCGCTGGTCGCAGTGGTGGGCAGAGCTGTCGAAGTACTTCCAGATCGATTTCGATGCTGACGACAATATTCGTCCGTTACTATCCGGGCAGTCACTCAACCAGCTGCGCCTGGCTCTGAGCCTGACCATCGAACAAGCCCAGTGGGCGGCGCTCAACGGCGAGGCCAAGGTTTATACCCAGGCCCTGGACGACGCCCGCAGCGTACTGCTGGCCAACTTCAACCCGGACAACCCGCAGAGCCAGGCGATGCTTGCCGCCCTCAACGAACTGGCCGAGCAGCCGGTCACCGTGCTGGTGCCGGACCTGGCCGACAGCATCAGTGCCGTGCAGGCCTACCTTGAGCGCCGGCATCAGCCAGTCGAGGGGGCCAAGCCATGA
- a CDS encoding heme biosynthesis protein HemY, translating into MKRVYLLAVVAIAVAAALGIAIAKHSGYVLISYGSFRYQSGLWAALAALAGIILALLLVRYLVGLVLTSGGVVNPWSRRNRSRRTQLAIEQGQLDLAEGRWASAQRHLHRAAEAERQPLLYYLGAARAANELGRSEDSDNLLERALERQPEAELAIALSHAQLQMDRGDSDAALVTLQAMQERHPHNVQVLRLLQRLYRERGDWSALIRLLPDLRKDKVLPAAELTELERRAWGENLNLAASREGDEQTARQSLERAWQQLTAAQRQEPQLVLAYAEQLRQLGAESEAEQALRAALKRQYESHLARLYGLVRGSDLARQLQTAEGWLKDHPDDPSLLLTLGRLSLQNRLWGKARDYLESSLRVQRNPEACAELARLLAGLGDTERSNQLFQEGLGMLDQRLLALPLPEAVRA; encoded by the coding sequence ATGAAGCGCGTCTACCTGCTGGCGGTGGTGGCCATTGCCGTGGCAGCCGCGCTCGGCATCGCGATCGCCAAGCACAGCGGTTATGTGCTGATTTCCTACGGCAGCTTTCGCTATCAATCGGGCCTGTGGGCAGCGCTCGCAGCCTTGGCCGGGATCATCCTGGCGCTGTTGCTGGTGCGCTACCTGGTGGGCCTGGTGCTGACCTCCGGCGGGGTGGTCAACCCCTGGTCGCGGCGTAACCGCAGCCGTCGTACCCAGCTGGCGATCGAGCAGGGCCAACTGGATCTCGCCGAGGGTCGCTGGGCCAGTGCCCAGCGCCACCTGCACCGCGCTGCCGAAGCCGAGCGTCAACCGCTGCTGTACTACCTCGGCGCTGCGCGTGCCGCCAACGAGCTGGGCCGCAGCGAAGACAGCGACAACCTCCTGGAGCGGGCACTGGAGCGCCAGCCCGAAGCGGAACTGGCCATTGCCCTGAGTCATGCCCAGTTGCAGATGGACCGCGGCGACAGCGACGCTGCCCTGGTAACCCTGCAGGCCATGCAGGAGCGTCATCCGCATAACGTTCAGGTGCTGCGCCTGTTGCAACGCCTGTACCGCGAGCGTGGCGACTGGTCGGCACTGATCCGCCTGCTGCCCGACCTGCGCAAGGATAAAGTGCTGCCGGCAGCGGAGCTGACCGAGCTTGAGCGTCGCGCCTGGGGCGAGAACCTCAACCTGGCGGCCAGCCGCGAAGGCGATGAGCAAACCGCCCGGCAATCCCTTGAGCGCGCCTGGCAGCAGCTCACTGCTGCGCAGCGCCAGGAGCCTCAGCTGGTGCTGGCCTATGCCGAGCAACTGCGCCAGCTGGGCGCCGAAAGCGAAGCCGAGCAAGCCCTGCGCGCCGCCCTCAAGCGCCAGTACGAAAGTCACCTGGCGCGCTTGTACGGGCTGGTGCGCGGCAGTGACCTGGCGCGCCAGCTGCAAACTGCCGAAGGCTGGCTCAAGGACCATCCCGACGACCCCAGCCTGCTGCTGACCCTGGGCCGTTTGAGCCTGCAGAACCGCCTGTGGGGCAAGGCACGGGATTACCTGGAAAGCAGCCTGCGCGTGCAGCGCAATCCTGAAGCCTGTGCAGAACTTGCGCGCTTGCTCGCTGGCCTGGGCGATACCGAGCGCAGCAACCAGCTGTTCCAGGAAGGCCTGGGCATGCTTGATCAGCGTCTGCTGGCATTGCCGCTGCCAGAGGCCGTGCGAGCTTGA